Sequence from the Symbiopectobacterium purcellii genome:
CCACTACAATGGCCCCCGCGCCTACGGAAATACCCAGCGTCAAACTGCGCCCAAACGCGGCAATAAACACCGGATTATTCAGAACCTTGATATAAGAACCCAGCGACAGATCGACGGGAGGGAAGGCAAGATACTGGCGTGTGTCGAATGAGATGATAAACACGATGATAATCGGTGCCAGCAGAAAAAGATAAAGCAGAAAGATCAGGCTGTGCCAGGCGATAGTGCCCGGCTGCCAAGCGCGAGATATCATGATGTTCTCACTGTTCCAGCGCCCGCAAGGCGCGTTGGTAAAGCACAATAACGCTGCTGAACAATACCAGCAACAGTACGGAAAGCGCTGCTGCCAGCGGCCAATTGAGGGTCACGGTAGCCTCGCTGAAAATTTCGGTACCCAGCACAAACACCCGTCCACCGCCCATCAGACGCGGTGTGACAAACGCCGAGATGGCCAGCACGAAAACCAGCAGAGCAGCGGTTAAGACCCCCGGCAAACTGAGCGGCAGCGTGATGCGTAAAAACACGCGCCAACGCGCGGCTACCAGCATCTGCGCCGCCTCTTCCAGTGGCTGACTCAGCCGCCCGAACCCGCTCAGCATGGCGAGAATGACGTAGGGCATCAGGATTTCAATTAGCGCAAGGGTAGCGCCGAGCGTATTGTTGCTCAGACGCCAGGGCGTTGTGGTCAGCGATAACGCCTGCAGCGTCGCATTGATGACCCCTCTGTCCCCCAACAGCACCATCCAGCCGTAGGTACGCACCACGGAGGATGTCAGCAACGGGGCGATGGCTAATGCGGTCAGCACGCCTTTCCAGCGGCTGGTGCTGCGGTGCAGGAACAGGGCGAGCGGGTAGGCGAGTGCAACGGCAGGCAGACTAACCATCAGCCCCAGCCATAGGGTATTGCCGGCCACGCGCCAGTAAAAAGGATCGAACAGCACGGCGGCATAGGCGCTGGTGCTCCAGGGGGCGGATGGGGCGATCATACTGCCGATGGGGCTGAAGGAGGCGCGAATCAACCATGCCAACGGGGCGGCAAAGGTGATCCCGAGTGTCAGCAGCCCTGGCAGCAACAATGCCAGCAGGAGCAGTCGGGAATGCCGTGTCGTTGGGCGCATTACTGTCATGGCGTGTGCCTCCCAACCGAGGTGATATCGGCGGGCGCTACCGTCAGCATCAGGCTGTCACCCTGCGCTGGCGTGCTGCCAGCCTGGGTAGGCAGATCGGCGAGTAAGTAATGTGGGCCGACCTGCACGCCGAGGGTGTGATGCTGTCCGCGATAAACGCGCTGTGTGACACGGCCTGAAAACGCGTTGAGCGGTAACGGCGAGCCAGAGGGCACACAGCGCAGGCGGTGTGGGCGAATCAGCAAGCGCACGCGGGTGCCGGGCGTTAACGCATCGGCGAGGTGCAGTTGTCCCAGGCCTTCGATGTGGACCCGATGAGGCTGGAGTACCGTGGCGTCAAAAAAATTACCGTTACCGATAAAACGCGCCACGAACTCGGTTTCCGGTTGGTCGAATATGGCATCCGGGGTGCCGATCTGCTCAAGTTTTCCCTGCGACATCACGGCAATGCGATCGGCCATCGACAGCGCTTCATCCTGATCGTGCGTGACGAACAGCGCGGTGATGCCGGTACGGCGTTGCAGATCGCGAATTTCATCACGCATTTCATCACGCAGTTTGGCATCCAGATTTGACAGCGGCTCATCAAACAGCAGGAGTTCTGGCTCAATCACCAACGAACGGGCGATGGCGGCGCGCTGTTGCTGCCCACCGGAGAGTTGGCTGACGCGGCGATCGCCTAACCCCTCGAGTTTGACCAACGCCAGCGCCTGCTGTACCCGTTTGGCGCGCTCGGCGCGTTTGATGCCACGCATCTCGAGCCCGAACGCGATGTTTTGCGCCACGCTCAGGTGGGGAAATAGCGCATAGGCTTGAAACACCATGCCCATGTTGCGCTGATGCACGGGAATGGCCGAAATGTCCCGGCCATTAAGCTGAATACTGCCTGATGTGGGCGCAATCAAACCCGCGATCATGCGCAGCAGGGTAGTTTTTCCACAGCCCGACGGGCCGAGCAGCGCCAGCATTTCGCCGCGCGGCACGTGCAGACTGACGTCATCAACGGCGGGGGCCTGCGCCCCCGGATAGGATTTCGCCAATTGGTTGACGGAAAGGTGAACATCGGACATATGGCGTCTATCTCATGAGCGATAACAGGGGTAATCGTGGCGTGTCAGTCATCAATGCAGCGCGATCACGTCGCGACGAATCCGTTGGATCCACGGCGCGTAGCGTTCTGCAACCCAAGGCCAGTCGAGCGCCCATTGCGCCTGCTGTGCCTCTTTACTGCCATAAATGCGCGCTGCCGCTGGTGCACTCAAGGTCACTTGCGTGTTGACGGGCCCATAGAAACTTTGCTCGGCGAAGGTGCGCTGCGCCTCGGCGCTGAGCGCGTAGTCAATAAATTGCTGCGCCGCACTGGCCTGTTTGGAGCCTTTTACCAGACTAATGGTATTGATCTGACCGATGCTGCCTTCCCGCGGTAATGCGATACCAATTTTTCCATCTTGTTTATCATGCAGATACTGTGCACGCCCGTTCCAGCAGATAGCCAGATCCACTTCACCACTCTGGACCACCGCATAGCAGTCAGGGGCGGGATCCCAGGTGGCGACATTAGGGGCGATGGCCTTCAGCACGGTAAAACCCGGTTCAATATCCTGCTTGTAGTCACCGCCTTTTAACCGGGTGAGGATAGGCAGCAGTGTGACGCCACGGGTATCCGCTAACGGTGCCGCAATGCGTCCTTTATATTTGGCATCGGTCAGATCGTTCCAACTGGTTGGCGGTTGTTTGACCCGATCGGTGTTATAGAGGATGGCGAGGTTATCCTGTGAAAAAGCGACAGAGCGTTGTCCACCGATAACCGCCCAGTCGGGCTGGGCATGCAGATTTTTGACCTCGCCGTTATCCAGTGGCGCAAATAAATCCTGGGTATTGGCGCGGATGGCAACGGAAATATCCAGCAGCGCTACGTCCACATGGGGGTCGTTACGCTGCAAGGTCAGTAGCGCCAGCGATTCCGCGGAGTTCTTGCTTTGCTGGTAATTTATCTTGATATCCGGGTGCTGTGCCTCGAAGGGGGCGATAACCAGTTTCTGGTAGTTGTCAGCAAACACGCCGGAAAACCCTACCACGTTGACGGTAGTGGGGGCCGCCTGCGCAAACAACGGCAACAGCGTGAGTGCGAGGATGCTGCGATGCAAACCTGTAGTAGCAGACATGGTGAATCTCCTGGTGATTATGATTGTTATTGTGGTGGTTATTATTGTGGTGGTAGCAAGGAGGGCGTCTTGCGCGCAGCGGGTTGCCAGGCGGTGCCCAGAACCCGAAGCCAGTTCTCTCCCAGCAGTTTGCGCACGCGCGCTTCACTCCATCCGCGCGCCAGCATCCGGGCAGTGAGGTTGGGGAACTCCCGAATGCGCGCAATGCCCTGAGGTTTATTGATCGTTGCTGACCCGAAGGGGGTCAATGTGCGTGCCGTTCCCTTGTCGCGATTGGCCCACAGCAACCAGGGCCCCGGACGCGGGCGATCCTGAGAAAAGTCAGTGCCGATACCCACGTGGTCTTCCCCGACCAGATCGATGACATAGCTCATGGCATCCAGATAGTCTTCGATCGTGGCATCATTGCCTGCTGCCAGACCGGGTGAGAACAGGCTGATACCAATAATGCCGCCCCCTTGAGCACAGCCGACCAGCAACTCATCGGGTTTGTTGCGTTTGACGTCTTTGAGCGCGCGGGGTAACACATGAGAAATACACACCGGCGCTCGTGATGCCGCGATAACATCGGCGCTGGTGCGATCGCCAACGTGGCTAAGGTCACACAGCACCCCTACACGGTTCATCTCTGCCAGCACCTCGTAACCAAACCCGGTTAAGCCGCTGTCCCGGGTTTCCAGATAGCCCGCACCCGAGTAGTTTTGGGTGTTATAGGTTAACTGCATCACTCCGACGCCGAGGTCTTTGAATATCTCGACGTATTCCAGGTTGTCTTCCAACGGGGAGGTATTTTGCCAACCGAGGATAATCCCGGTCCGTTGCTCTGCTTTGGCGGCGTAGATGTCTGTCAGCGTGCGCACGGGCCTAATCAGGTCATCGTTTTCACGCCAAAACCGTTTCCACTGCGAGACATAATCGATGCCTTCCCGAAAGTTTTCCCACAGCAGGGAGGCGCAGTTAACGGCAGTAATGCCCCCTTCGCGCATCTCTTCAAATATGGCGCGACTCCAGTCGCAGGTTTGCAGGCCATCAATCACGATGGATTGTTGGTGCAGCGTCTCTTGCTCGATGGACATAATGACTCCCTGGTTGACTATGGTGCGAGTGGCAGCGCGCTGAAAGGGGCGGTTTCCTGCCACTCATCGCCGAGCAGTTCCGGCGTGTCGTAAGCCTGAAACCGGGCAAGCAGTTCGGCGCGGTCTTCGCGCAACAGCGAACTGACAATGCCGCGGGTTAAGCGTTGGGCACCTTCGGCGATTGAGGGGATACCGCTGGTTAATTTGCCGTGACTCAGCACTGCCGGGAACGCGAAACAGTAGAGGGTCGATATCGTTGCTGGTTCGGCATCCACGCCCGGCTTGGGCAACAATTCAAAGTGTTTGCCCAGATAAGGCGCAGACGCTAGCCCGTCATGTTGCTGGTCCGCGGCGGGGTGATAGCGATCGCGCCACTGGCAGATAGTGTTGGCGAAAGAGGCAAATTCAGGGCGCGCCTGAAAATCCACACGAAAACCAGTCGCAAAAATAATAAAGTCAACGTGGA
This genomic interval carries:
- a CDS encoding ABC transporter permease — translated: MTVMRPTTRHSRLLLLALLLPGLLTLGITFAAPLAWLIRASFSPIGSMIAPSAPWSTSAYAAVLFDPFYWRVAGNTLWLGLMVSLPAVALAYPLALFLHRSTSRWKGVLTALAIAPLLTSSVVRTYGWMVLLGDRGVINATLQALSLTTTPWRLSNNTLGATLALIEILMPYVILAMLSGFGRLSQPLEEAAQMLVAARWRVFLRITLPLSLPGVLTAALLVFVLAISAFVTPRLMGGGRVFVLGTEIFSEATVTLNWPLAAALSVLLLVLFSSVIVLYQRALRALEQ
- a CDS encoding ABC transporter ATP-binding protein, whose amino-acid sequence is MSDVHLSVNQLAKSYPGAQAPAVDDVSLHVPRGEMLALLGPSGCGKTTLLRMIAGLIAPTSGSIQLNGRDISAIPVHQRNMGMVFQAYALFPHLSVAQNIAFGLEMRGIKRAERAKRVQQALALVKLEGLGDRRVSQLSGGQQQRAAIARSLVIEPELLLFDEPLSNLDAKLRDEMRDEIRDLQRRTGITALFVTHDQDEALSMADRIAVMSQGKLEQIGTPDAIFDQPETEFVARFIGNGNFFDATVLQPHRVHIEGLGQLHLADALTPGTRVRLLIRPHRLRCVPSGSPLPLNAFSGRVTQRVYRGQHHTLGVQVGPHYLLADLPTQAGSTPAQGDSLMLTVAPADITSVGRHTP
- a CDS encoding ABC transporter substrate-binding protein is translated as MSATTGLHRSILALTLLPLFAQAAPTTVNVVGFSGVFADNYQKLVIAPFEAQHPDIKINYQQSKNSAESLALLTLQRNDPHVDVALLDISVAIRANTQDLFAPLDNGEVKNLHAQPDWAVIGGQRSVAFSQDNLAILYNTDRVKQPPTSWNDLTDAKYKGRIAAPLADTRGVTLLPILTRLKGGDYKQDIEPGFTVLKAIAPNVATWDPAPDCYAVVQSGEVDLAICWNGRAQYLHDKQDGKIGIALPREGSIGQINTISLVKGSKQASAAQQFIDYALSAEAQRTFAEQSFYGPVNTQVTLSAPAAARIYGSKEAQQAQWALDWPWVAERYAPWIQRIRRDVIALH
- a CDS encoding dipeptidase, which produces MSIEQETLHQQSIVIDGLQTCDWSRAIFEEMREGGITAVNCASLLWENFREGIDYVSQWKRFWRENDDLIRPVRTLTDIYAAKAEQRTGIILGWQNTSPLEDNLEYVEIFKDLGVGVMQLTYNTQNYSGAGYLETRDSGLTGFGYEVLAEMNRVGVLCDLSHVGDRTSADVIAASRAPVCISHVLPRALKDVKRNKPDELLVGCAQGGGIIGISLFSPGLAAGNDATIEDYLDAMSYVIDLVGEDHVGIGTDFSQDRPRPGPWLLWANRDKGTARTLTPFGSATINKPQGIARIREFPNLTARMLARGWSEARVRKLLGENWLRVLGTAWQPAARKTPSLLPPQ